The Triticum urartu cultivar G1812 unplaced genomic scaffold, Tu2.1 TuUngrouped_contig_4615, whole genome shotgun sequence genomic interval AGAATTGCAGCCTCTGTATAGATGACTAGCTGCACGCTGCCATCCCCCTGTGTGCTGTTCATCAGGTGCACAAGACCTCCGCGGCTTGATTCTGCACGCATCACAGCCAATGGCTTTCCCCAGCTGAAATCCAAATCATACAACGGCAAGCCAAGCCAGTTGACCACTCTAATGTCCGTCACCGGCAAGTTGCCCATCGCCGGGGTATGGCGGTTGTCCCTCTCTGCTAATGCTAGCTCGACGTAGTCGACCGCCGAATGCACTAGCTCATCGTCCACCCGGGTGATGGTGTCTTTGATACGGCGTGCCACAAAGGCTAGGTCGCCAGACGTGATGCTCTGTGCTTCTTCAGCGACATTTATGTTTATTATCGCGTTGCCGAAGTAACCGTCCGGGAGCGGTGGCGTCATTCTGCGTCGGACATTGGCCATGAATGCGAGGCGTGTTGTGGAGTCTGGTGGTAGCCTCCGAGCTAGACACATGCATTGCCACGTGTGGGCGGTCAGTGCACTGAAGGTGCTCACACCACCGCACGTGAGCTTAAGAGTAGAAAGATGGTCCTTACGGACGGTGAAAACCTCAAGCTTGTTGACAATAGAGGTTTGTGATAGGATCATCTTGGGGCAAAAAACGGAGAGGGCATCGGGATGAACAACAGGTGGATCGCGCGCATACAAGCGGGAGCGGTCATGGCAGGGGAGGTTCACCAAAGCTCGGTCGCCATCCCTAGAGAAAGCAGTCCATGTCTGGAGGAAGTGGAACATGGCAGTGCCATCCAAGGCGCCATGGTGGGTTGCCATCCCTAAGACCACGCTGCCACACTTCAAAAATGTCACCTACATATATGGATTTGCGGCACAAGTTTTACATTTGATTGTTTTTGAATGAATGAAAAACTTGTAAAGGAGGTCCTAAAAAAACTTGTTAAGAAAGAACCAGATATACCTGAATAGCGCACAAGAGGCCGGCTGAGCCGTCGATGTGGGGAACAAACAGCCTCCTTTGCTTTGGCAATGGCTCGAAGTTGCTAAAGTCATCGACGGCAAGGCGAGAGTGAGCCACCAGGAAGAGAATGCCTTTTCCGTTGCAGTCGATCTCCATCCTGCCGTCCACGCCCTCCTTGAAGCGGCCGGCCAACGGATAGAAGGGCACAAGAGCCATGCTCAACGCCGTCTTCAACCTTGTCACGTCGAAGAAGTCACCGGAGGTAGTTTCATCGCCGGTACGTGGACGGTAGAAGTGGACGACTGGGGTGTAGCCTCCGTGGACTAGCATGAGGTCCAGCGGCGACAGACGGAGCGCTCTGCTCGGCGTGTCCGCGGCCGGTGTTACAAAGCAAGACTCTACCACCCGCACCTCCTCCTCGCTGGCCATTCTCCTTCCTCTCCCCTCACctatcttctctctctctctctctctctctctctctctctctcttctagCGTTAGCTACTGTGTTGGCAATGGAGCAAAAGCAGCACTAAAACATGTTGAAGTAGAGATGGTTTCCTCTTAAAAAAAGGAAAGAGATGGCATCTTCGCAAGCAATTATTGATGGAGCGATCAGATCTCACCATTTTCTTTGGCTGCTGCCAGCAGCATGACCTATGGATGGACGAGAATCAAATCGCAATAACGCGTGCCACCAAACAATGGCGGGACGGTGGTCCGCCATTTCCCACTGAACGAGCATCAATGGCTGGAGACGAGCATCAATAGCTGGACCTGCGCCTGCCACCAAACAATGTCTTTAATTTCCTTGAATATGTAGGAGTAGGAGACAGCATCATGGTGAGGACTGAGGACACAGCTGTAGAGAAAGAAAACGACGAGATTTGATATTAACGCCATGAATGTCCCCATCAACCAGATCGACCTCCTTTCTTCACCATTATCAGGTCTAAATTTTATAGGACTGGAGACCGCTGAGCGATCACATGCCAAAGGATATGCGATCCTTGCTCATCAGTCCTCACTGCCCATTTCCAACTCGGTAGGaagagaaaagaaaagaaagacaGTAGGTAGAGCAACAAGGAGAGAAACAACTACTACTCCAGAATGGCCGGCGAGGAGGAGGTGCAGGTGGTCGAGTCCTCGTTCGTCACGCCGGCGGCGGACACGCCGAGCAGAGCGGTGGCCCGCCCTTTCCCACTGATCGAGCATCAAGGGGTGGGGACGAGCATCAATAGCTGGACCTGCGCCTGCCACCAAACAATGTCTTTAATTTCCTTGAATATGTAGGAGTAGGAGACAGCATCATGGTGAGGACTGAGGACACAGCTGTAGAGAAAGAAAACGACGAGATTTGATATTAACGCCATGAATGTCCCCATCAACCAGATCGACCTCCTTTCTTCACCATTATCAGGTCTAAATTTTATAGGACTGGAGACCGCTGAGCGATCACATGCCAAAGGATATGCGATCCTTGCTCATCAGTCCTCACTGCCCATTTCCAACTCGGTAGGaagagaaaagaaaagaaagacaGTAGGTAGAGCAACAAGGAGAGAAACAACTACTACTCCAGAATGGCCGGCGAGGAGGAGGTGCAGGTGGTCGAGTCCTCGTTCGTCACGCCGGCGGCGGACACGCCGAGCAGAGCGCTCCCGCTGTCGCCGTTCGACCTCATGCTAGCCAACAGAGGCTACACCCCACTCGTCCACTTCTACCGCCGACCAGAAACCGCCTGCGACGACTTCTTCGACGTGACAAGGTTGAAGACGGCGTTGGGCAAGGCACTTGTGCCCTTCTACCCCCTGGCCGGCCGCTTAAGGGCGGGCGCCGACAGCCGGTTACAGATCGACTGCAACGGCAAGGGCATGCTCTTCCTTGTGGCTCAGTCTCGTCTCACCATGGATGACTTCAACGACTTCAAACCATCCTCAAAGCAAAGAAGGTTGTTTGTTCCCCACGTCGACAACTCAGACGGCCTCTTGTGGGCTGCACAGGTCCGTTTGATTCCTAATTGCTCCTTTTTTTTCTACTATCCAAAATCAATTACAATTAACAGTACTAACATTTACTACTACGAAGCAATTAGTAATATGTACCACAAATTAAGCCATACATCTATGTATGTAGGTGACATTTTTGAAGTGTGGTGGGTTGGTCTGAGGGTCGGCAACGCCCCATGCTGCAATTAGTAATATGTACCACGAACATGTCTATGTATGTAGGTGACATTTTTGAAGTGTGGTGGGGTGGTCTTAGGGTCGGCAACGCACCATGCTGCCATGGACGGCTCTGTTGTATTCCACTTCTTCCGGACGTGGTCAGCTTTCTCCAGGGACGGCGACCGGGCTATGGTGAACCTCCCCTGCCATGACCGCACACGCTTGTGTGCGCGTGATCCATCCGTTGTTCATCCCGAAGCACTTGCTGTTTTTAGCCCCAATATCAACCTACCTCCACAGCCGGGGCATGTCGTCAACGAGGTTGTTGTCTTCACCCTTTCCAAGGACCAACTTTCAACTCTCAAGCGCATTTCTGGTGGGGATGCCGTGAGCACCTTCAGTGCAGTCAGTGCCCACCTGTGGCAATGCATGTGCTTAGCCCGGATGCTACCGCCGGACGCTACGACCCAGCTTATGTTCTCAGCCAACATCCGTCGCATCATGAGGCCACCACTCCCAGACGGCTACTTCGGCAATGCTATAATAAACCTAAGTGTCACCGACAAAGTGCGTGACATCAGTTCGTGTGAGCTGACATACATCGTGCGGCGAATCAGAGACACCCACAGCCGGGTGAACAATGAGCTA includes:
- the LOC125528072 gene encoding hydroxycinnamoyltransferase 4-like; its protein translation is MASEEEVRVVESCFVTPAADTPSRALRLSPLDLMLVHGGYTPVVHFYRPRTGDETTSGDFFDVTRLKTALSMALVPFYPLAGRFKEGVDGRMEIDCNGKGILFLVAHSRLAVDDFSNFEPLPKQRRLFVPHIDGSAGLLCAIQVTFLKCGSVVLGMATHHGALDGTAMFHFLQTWTAFSRDGDRALVNLPCHDRSRLYARDPPVVHPDALSVFCPKMILSQTSIVNKLEVFTVRKDHLSTLKLTCGGVSTFSALTAHTWQCMCLARRLPPDSTTRLAFMANVRRRMTPPLPDGYFGNAIININVAEEAQSITSGDLAFVARRIKDTITRVDDELVHSAVDYVELALAERDNRHTPAMGNLPVTDIRVVNWLGLPLYDLDFSWGKPLAVMRAESSRGGLVHLMNSTQGDGSVQLVIYTEAAILTEFKRLFYAKFDDILHSKF
- the LOC125528073 gene encoding putrescine hydroxycinnamoyltransferase 1-like; the protein is MAGEEEVQVVESSFVTPAADTPSRALPLSPFDLMLANRGYTPLVHFYRRPETACDDFFDVTRLKTALGKALVPFYPLAGRLRAGADSRLQIDCNGKGMLFLVAQSRLTMDDFNDFKPSSKQRRLFVPHVDNSDGLLWAAQVTFLKCGGVVLGSATHHAAMDGSVVFHFFRTWSAFSRDGDRAMVNLPCHDRTRLCARDPSVVHPEALAVFSPNINLPPQPGHVVNEVVVFTLSKDQLSTLKRISGGDAVSTFSAVSAHLWQCMCLARMLPPDATTQLMFSANIRRIMRPPLPDGYFGNAIINLSVTDKVRDISSCELTYIVRRIRDTHSRVNNELVHSAIDYLELTKRDDERPAAGNLPVTNIRVVSWLGMPSYDADFSWGRPLAMFRAEPNRGGFVHLIDSAEGDGSVRIIMSIEVAILSEFKRLLYAKFNNMLYSKF